From Mya arenaria isolate MELC-2E11 chromosome 12, ASM2691426v1, the proteins below share one genomic window:
- the LOC128210848 gene encoding putative deoxyribonuclease TATDN2, with amino-acid sequence MAVGIHPKHAAKLTEKDWSAFEAALALSGVSALGEVGLDYTSQPSTWGIQHSVLHRALEYLRPDHVLVLHNRPDKRNAGDDMLQLLFQLKGCIQTEQRIHLHCFSGSQYAVNQWSRHFPNTHFGLTQKCWKKIFIDIDILVDVGGSFNLLVGPALAVILLDTFDLISLLQTPVPSQQKKQGESVVRVHSLTCLHIKY; translated from the exons ATGGCTGTTGGTATCCACCCGAAGCATGCTGCAAAGTTGACTGAGAAAGATTGGTCAGCTTTTGAGGCAGCATTGGCGTTATCGGGTGTTTCTGCCTTGGGTGAAGTAGGCCTAGACTACACTTCACAGCCATCCACATGGGGGATCCAGCATTCTGTTCTCCATCGGGCCCTTGAGTATCTTCGCCCAGATCATGTACTGGTGCTCCATAACAGGCCAGACAAGCGCAATGCTGGGGATGACATGCTGCAGCTTTTGTTTCAGCTAAAGGGCTGCATCCAAACTGAGCAGAGGATTCACCTGCATTGCTTTTCCGGAAGCCAGTATGCAGTGAACCAGTGGAGTAGGCACTTTCCCAATACCCACTTTGG CCTCACCCAGAAGTGctggaagaaaatatttattgatatagaTATTTTGGTAGACGTCGGTGGCTCGTTCAACTTACTGGTTGGACCAGCCCTAGCAGTGATCTTGTTAGATACTTTTGACTTGATCAGCCTTCTACAGACCCCGGTGCCGTCCCAACAAAAGAAACAGGGGGAGAGTGTAGTGCGAGTGCACTCTTTGACCTGTTTACACATCAAGTACTGA